A single region of the Nomia melanderi isolate GNS246 chromosome 12, iyNomMela1, whole genome shotgun sequence genome encodes:
- the LOC116431902 gene encoding uncharacterized protein LOC116431902 isoform X2, translating into MEQADEVQINTVEVQSIPIIDLSSSLEPHSDNHVTIVENIPENRENCSQDYKDNVIETPLATDVCDLNIAVEEIAVEEKEIMKNVNADVINKLDQEVVNNDIQEAIENNIPETINNETEEDENQSINNVTEIEEKEPVETSEVKDNEKYVENESINEENIEVLNDDQERVTCKDKETQNLEEDNVCIITDTSTADTSAQCQALIKSISQTFESKDQSLHVADTDADLTKLVDGDSEVMVVTVETVDDSSETMEENIVVTVHEKDVTVNPSKNDPTTKTKETEETKIVNEEFDLIDYSQETDGTIIEVISTEVVQSEVSETSIEEEDKEILKHSTSETDPIISTVSKITCKPEIVHNVSVNEDEIERKSNDTDQENSEEQIEVQSDNEAKTEHCDSPNKNNLEEKHISNETNVIPTSTDNTKEESEVNEIDKPISITTKRSVIQDIFDDWGDENAEEDNQSVSKEQDIVEIELKSLLDDTKTTQNVEEGTVMIVKEEIACIGKEATDTDKTVGFIKGNKEMQISKEQSDNNQTVKKQQNVKSLKKESVNFTVSQNFSKSLKNTTHDSITFNQTSSQTKIISHVNRGRSFSSQIASQAEVTEALKERFREKQKMVEAPPGPDIFFVKKLTQRLSSKLGGGPMSTLPALIPLSQPAVPSTPADKKTIDNANVEINKDINIETNKGSSKESSSDNKELLAILEGDVDPDWSNLKPPTLTEEGKGPVNIEETGHNTPPKLDPLVERELALKQLLELPITSVKKVASRKKKTFKSASNKATKDMEEKPVSEVEKEVISIDLETDSTEPILKDTRIDADTSAVIIETTPEKSIDLIAKEVRVDESRSGRKRKLTEKAREHEEQLNIVKRQKVYKNKVSLNKKQSQDNEVQSVADATLITENHEPKQGTIPNVTSNEAHVPITKEEINKELTNKVDSTLDKLDSTPIRRPKQNLNKKGSQSIPKRNIVVKKILKQNMSSGKKVALKAKLSATSKKSGSKVTSKSKQSMQSSSGDSKPKKKIINEIDRLLQDEGVVNLLYDVEQPDKKRLIPITKSQAKVMDIQKVQRELNFRKKLVRNAVLRLRTATTGVSKVSPRSKRTSIHLSDVQTDKKVGEQIVTGKSNATSQQEFILPAKIRNAADASVIIRRHSSSSFSSASGSPRVSIDSPEKVEGSKTDEGSHSLRSMKRRLSDEATNAKKSKKKTVQRADTETIAANNIDDKALRPKKSDSKKGDKNSKQVDATVVEETSSGKVITRSNGTTTGEDELSACLAEAVSALSVVSAGNRSGSSTANRKSKVTANVTKISESDNNKTKTETRSQFSNKEINVRRHGNLVQLILTPSSSTKLRNALTLQMMQEFRETLSILERDDDCRVVLLTSTGSSFCEGLELSMLLHTNKEERRLRAEEMADAVKDFIKSLASFNKPIVAGVQGAAVGLGVTMLPLFDLVIASDKATFSTPYGKLGQIAEGAAVFTLSHILGSAITSELLLGGRTLTASEALRAGLVTRVLWPDRFQVELLPTLKAMSEQSSQSMEATKALLRHSLRKKLDAALESETYLLIQHWCSTECQTAVKAYIDGKVQ; encoded by the exons ATGGAACAAGCAGATGAAGTACAGATTAATACTGTTGAAGTGCAATCTATACCTATAATAGATCTTTCCTCTTCATTGGAACCACATTCAGACAACCATGTGACAATTGTAGAAAACATTCCTGAAAATCGGGAAAATTGTTCCCAGGATTATAAGGACAATGTAATCGAAACTCCTTTAGCCACAGATGTTTGCGATCTAAATATTGCAGTTGAAGAAATTGCAGTAGAAGAGAAAGAGATCATGAAAAATGTTAATGCTGACGTAATCAACAAGTTGGACCAAGAGGTAGTTAATAATGATATACAAGAggcaattgaaaataatataccaGAGACAATTAATAATGAGACAGAAGAGGATGAGAACCAGagtataaataatgtaacagAGATCGAAGAAAAAGAACCTGTAGAAACAAGTGAAGTTAAAGACAATGAAAAGTATGTGGAGAATGAATccataaatgaagaaaatatagaagTTTTAAATGATGATCAAGAACGTGTCACGTGTAAAGATAAAGAAACACAAAATCTTGAGGAAGATAACGTCTGTATAATTACAGATACAAGTACAGCCGATACCAGTGCTCAGTGTCAAGCATTAATTAAGTCTATTAGCCAAACTTTTGAAAGTAAGGATCAATCATTGCACGTTGCAGATACAGATGCAGATTTGACTAAACTAGTCGATGGTGATTCAGAAGTAATGGTAGTAACGGTAGAAACAGTAGACGATTCAAGTGAAACAATGGAAGAAAATATTGTTGTAACTGTACATGAAAAAGATGTTACAGTAAATCCAAGTAAAAATGATCCTACaacaaaaacgaaagaaactgaGGAAACCAAAATTGTGAATgaagaatttgatttaattgacTATAGTCAAGAGACTGATGGGACTATTATTGAAGTGATTTCAACAGAAGTAGTGCAATCAGAGGTTTCTGAAACATCTATTGAAGAAGAGGATAAAGAGATTTTGAAACATTCTACTTCTGAAACTGATCCTATAATTTCGactgtttcaaaaattacatGTAAACCAGAAATTGTACATAAtgttagtgttaatgaagatGAAATAGAAAGGAAAAGTAATGATACTGATCAAGAAAACAGTGAAGAACAAATAGAAGTACAGTCAGATAATGAAGCAAAGACTGAACATTGTGATAGccctaataaaaataatttggaaGAGAAACATATTAGTAATGAGACCAATGTCATCCCCACAAGTACAGATAACACGAAAGAAGAAAGTGAAGTAAATGAAATAGATAAACCAATTTCTATAACTACAAAAAGAAGTGTAATTCAAGATATATTTGATGATTGGGGTGATGAAAATGCAGAAGAAGATAATCAGTCTGTTTCTAAAGAACAAGATATTgtagaaattgaattgaaaagcTTATTAGATGATACGAAAACAACTCAAAATGTGGAAGAAGGTACAGTAATGATTGTTAAAGAGGAAATTGCTTGTATAGGGAAAGAGGCTACAGATACTGATAAAACTGTAGGATTTATTAAAGGAAATAAAGAAATGCAAATATCAAAGGAACAGTCAGATAATAATCAAACTGTCAAAAAACAACAAAACGTTAAATCGTTAAAAAAGGAATCAGTAAATTTTACAGTGTCACAAAATTTTAGTAAATCTTTAAAGAACACAACGCACGATTCTATTACGTTTAATCAAACATCATCTCAAACGAAAATTATTTCTCATGTTAATCGTGGTCGTAGCTTCAGTAGTCAAATAGCTTCACAAGCTGAAGTGACAGAGGCATTAAAGGAACGATTTCGTGAGAAACAAAAAATGGTAGAAGCACCACCTGGGCCTGACATATTCTTTGTTAAGAAACTAACTCAAAGATTATCAAGTAAATTAGGAGGTGGACCAATGAGTACTTTACCTGCACTTATACCACTGTCTCAACCTGCTGTTCCATCCACTCCTGCAGACAAGAAAACCATAGATAATGCAaatgtagaaattaataaagatattaatatagaaactaACAAAGGAAGTAGTAAAGAAAGCAGTTCTGATAACAAAGAATTGTTGGCGATATTGGAAGGTGATGTAGATCCTGATTGGTCAAATTTGAAACCACCAACTTTGACAGAAGAGGGGAAGGGTCCAGTAAATATTGAAGAGACTGGTCATAATACACCACCAAAACTTGATCCTTTGGTTGAAAGAGAGTTAGCATTAAAGCAACTTTTGGAATTACCTATTACGTCTGTTAAAAAAGTTGCTtcaagaaagaagaaaacattCAAATCTGCATCTAATAAAGCTACCAAGGATATGGAAGAAAAGCCTGTTTCTGAAGTAGAAAAGGAAGTTATTAGTATTGACTTAGAAACTGATTCTACAGAACCAATTTTAAAAGATACGAGAATAGACGCTGACACATCTGctgtaattattgaaactacTCCAGAGAAGAGTATAGACTTAATTGCAAAAGAAGTGAGAGTAGATGAATCAAGATCGGGTAGAAAACGAAAACTTACAGAAAAAGCTAGAGAGCATGAAGAACAACTTAATATTGTAAAACGtcaaaaagtatataaaaataaagtttcattgaataaGAAACAGTCCCAAGATAATGAAGTACAATCTGTAGCTGATGCAACTTTAATTACTGAGAATCATGAACCTAAACAGGGTACCATTCCTAATGTTACAAGTAATGAAGCTCATGTACCAATAACAAAGGAAGAGATAAATAAAGAGCTTACAAATAAAGTAGATTCAACATTGGATAAACTAGATAGCACGCCTATAAGACGTCCAAAGCAGAATCTTAATAAAAAAGGATCTCAATCTATTCCTAAAAGGAATATAGttgtgaagaaaatattaaaacaaaacatGTCCTCTGGTAAAAAAGTTGCTTTAAAAGCAAAATTGAGTGCAACATCAAAAAAGTCTGGATCAAAAGTAACTTCAAAAAGTAAGCAATCAATGCAAAGTAGTTCTGGAGACTCTAAACCAAAGAAGaagattattaatgaaatagatAGATTACTCCAAGATGAAGGCgttgtaaatttattatacgATGTAGAACAACCAGACAAAAAACGTCTAATCCCTATAACTAAGTCTCAAGCAAAAGTTATGGACATTCAGAAAGTACAACGTGAACTCAATTTTAGAAAGAAATTAGTACGCAATGCTGTTCTAAGATTACGTACTGCAACAACAGGTGTATCCAAAGTTTCTCCTAGGTCCAAAAGAACTTCTATACACTTAAGTGATGTGCAAACAGATAAAAAAGTTGGAGAACAAATTGTAACGGGAAAATCAAACGCCACATCTcaacaagaatttattttaccTGCAAAAATAAGAAATGCAGCAGATGCATCTGTAATAATTAGGAGACATTCGTCCAGTTCTTTTTCCAGTGCATCTGGAAGTCCTAGAGTCAGCATTGACAGTCCAGAGAAAGTTGAGGGAAGTAAAACTGATGAAGGCTCTCATTCGTTGAGATCTATGAAGCGAAGACTTTCAGATGAAGCGACAAATGCGAAAAAGAGTAAAAAGAAAACTGTTCAAAGAGCTGATACAGAAACTATAGCTGCCAATAATATTGATGATAAAGCACTTCGCCCAAAAAAGTCAGATTCCAAAAAAGGTGATAAGAATTCCAAGCAAGTTGATGCTACCGTCGTAGAAGAAACCAGTTCAGGCAAAGTTATAACACGATCGAATGGTACAACTACAG GAGAAGATGAACTTTCAGCCTGCCTTGCAGAAGCTGTAAGTGCTCTTTCAGTAGTCAGTGCTGGAAATCGGTCTGGAAGTTCTACAGCTAATCGTAAAAGCAAAG taaCCGCAAACGTAACTAAAATATCGGAGTCGGATAATAACAAGACAAAAACGGAGACACGAAGTCAATTCAGTAACAAAGAGATAAACGTACGACGTCACGGTAATCTTGTACAACTAATACTCACTCCATCGTCTTCAACGAAATTAAGAAATGCTCTGACGTTACAG aTGATGCAAGAGTTCCGTGAAACGTTATCAATCCTGGAAAGAGATGACGATTGTAGGGTTGTCCTATTAACATCTACTGGTAGCAGTTTTTGCGAAGGTCTTGAACTTTCAATGTTGTTACATACAAATAAAGAAGAACGACGACTTCGAGCTGAAGAAATGGCAGACGCCGTTAA AGACTTTATTAAGAGTTTAGCATCGTTCAATAAACCAATCGTCGCTGGAGTTCAGGGCGCTGCAGTTGGACTCGGAGTAACAATGTTACCTTTGTTCGACCTTGTGATAGCTAGTGACAAAGCAACATTTAGCACTCCTTACGGAAAATTAGGTCAGATCGCTGAAGGTGCCGCTGTTTTCACATTATCACATATATTGGGAAGTGCAATT ACAAGTGAGTTACTTTTGGGTGGCAGAACTCTAACAGCTAGTGAAGCATTAAGGGCTGGTCTTGTTACACGAGTCTTATGGCCTGATAGATTTCAAGTTGAGTTATTGCCAACTTTGAAAGCTATGAGTGAACAGTCTTCACAG TCTATGGAAGCTACAAAGGCTTTGTTACGCCACAGCTTGAGGAAAAAATTAGACGCAGCATTGGAATCGGAAACGTATTTACTGATTCAACACTGGTGTTCCACAGAATGTCAAACTGCCGTGAAGGCTTACATAGACGGCAAAGTCCAATAA